The proteins below are encoded in one region of Juglans microcarpa x Juglans regia isolate MS1-56 chromosome 4D, Jm3101_v1.0, whole genome shotgun sequence:
- the LOC121260621 gene encoding pectinesterase inhibitor 12-like — MKPISKLFFLLFLTLWLHKILAAHGEIPDLIPIACDHTLHKDLCINNLESDPESMEAVDVHGLTTVAVKQAALNATNIRNYITKLDEETSDEVVHQCLSDCFQNYEDAIDQLDDCLNALQSKRYEDVVTWVTAAMNDALTCDEGFKDHGRQSPLANLRNLFDPLCSIVLSLTNQLKQ; from the coding sequence ATGAAACCCATTtcaaagcttttctttttgctGTTTTTAACTCTCTGGCTACACAAAATTCTAGCTGCTCACGGTGAAATACCAGATTTAATCCCCATAGCCTGTGATCATACCTTGCACAAAGACCTTTGCATAAACAACCTTGAATCGGACCCCGAGAGCATGGAGGCTGTTGATGTTCATGGCCTTACCACTGTGGCAGTAAAACAGGCAGCACTTAATGCCACCAACATACGTAACTACATCACCAAGCTGGACGAGGAAACATCTGACGAGGTTGTTCACCAATGTCTGTCGGACTGCTTTCAGAACTATGAGGATGCAATTGATCAGCTTGATGATTGCCTCAATGCCTTGCAATCTAAACGGTATGAAGATGTTGTAACATGGGTCACGGCCGCCATGAACGATGCTCTTACGTGTGATGAAGGTTTCAAGGATCATGGCCGCCAGTCTCCACTCGCTAATTTGAGAAACTTATTCGATCCGCTATGTAGCATTGTCTTGAGCCTTACCAATCAACTGAAGCAGTGA
- the LOC121259161 gene encoding pectinesterase inhibitor-like: MKPILKLFFGLLFTLCPYTIFADNKDLNLITTACDRTLYKDLCRAVLLNHPKARTTTELRVLARVALKYALISAKQVETQIRKLKDAPAALKDCAENFQSATQQISYSFKALKSKSYGDINIWVSAAMTGVDSCEEGFKELKSNYPIDKSSKIFNQLCSIVLAFTNQLNSH; the protein is encoded by the coding sequence ATGAAGCCTATCTTAAAGCTATTCTTTGggttgcttttcactctctgcCCATACACCATTTTTGCTGACAACAAAGACCTTAATTTGATCACCACAGCTTGTGATCGCACTCTGTACAAAGATCTGTGCAGAGCAGTTTTGTTAAATCACCCCAAGGCCCGTACGACCACTGAACTTCGCGTCCTAGCCAGAGTTGCCCTGAAGTACGCACTAATCAGTGCCAAGCAAGTAGAAACCCAAATCAGAAAACTGAAGGATGCACCTGCAGCCCTCAAAGATTGCGCTGAGAACTTCCAAAGTGCAACTCAACAAATCAGTTACTCTTTCAAGGCCTTGAAATCTAAGAGTTATGGTGATATTAATATATGGGTGAGTGCTGCCATGACCGGAGTCGATTCCTGTGAGGAAGGTTTCAAGGAACTGAAAAGCAACTACCCAATTGATAAATCAAGCAAGATATTCAACCAGCTCTGCAGCATTGTCTTGGCCTTTACCAATCAACTGAACAGCCACTAA
- the LOC121259114 gene encoding probable pectinesterase/pectinesterase inhibitor 21, translating to MPQEDDGRTRRIVIISLCSILLVSMVVAVTVGVNLNHLDSSDPKNGNKFHEVSDTMKAVESICQPTDYKKDCIKTLYAEAGQTTDPKELMQAAFKVAMERISEGAKKSTVLHELEKDPRAKQALNNCKELLDSAIAELKHSFAEVGEFDLSQIGKVLIDLKIWLSAVITYQETCLDGFQNTTSHAGQKMKEALKSAMRLSSNSLAIVSDISSVLTGLEIPGLLGHRRLLQDLPILGHDSSVPQEWINNPGVRRLLEAHPANNIRHDLVVAKDGSGDFKTINEALFHVPKKGNKTFVLYIKEGVYQEYVQINKSMTHLMMLGDGAQKTRITGNKNFIDGTPTFKTSTVAVSGDNFIAMNIGFENTAGPEKHQAVALRVQADMSIFYNCSMDGYQDTLYAHTKRQFYRDCTVSGTIDFVFGDAAAVFQNCTFIVRKPLENQQCIVTAQGRKERRQPTALILQDCTIVSDPAFYPVRFDRRAYLGRPWKEFSRTIIMESYIDDLIQPQGWLPWMGDFALRTCFYAEFNNRGPGASLKDRVKWRGIKNITRAHALDFSPGRFVMGDMWIKPIGLPYTSGFTTSEKQIIGKP from the exons ATGCCACAAGAGGATGATGGAAGGACCAGGAGAATTGTCATTATCAGTTTGTGTTCCATACTTTTGGTGTCCATGGTTGTCGCCGTGACTGTTGGTGTTAACCTAAATCATCTCGATTCTAGCGACCCTAAAAATGGCAACAAGTTTCATGAAGTATCTGACACCATGAAAGCTGTTGAATCCATCTGCCAACCCACTGATTACAAAAAAGATTGCATCAAGACCCTTTACGCTGAGGCAGGACAAACCACAGATCCTAAAGAACTCATGCAGGCTGCATTTAAGGTGGCAATGGAACGTATCAGCGAGGGTGCCAAGAAATCCACTGTCTTGCATGAGCTGGAGAAGGACCCTAGAGCCAAGCAGGCCCTTAACAATTGCAAAGAGCTCCTGGACTCCGCCATTGCTGAGCTTAAGCACTCTTTTGCAGAAGTGGGAGAGTTTGATCTCTCCCAAATAGGAAAAGTGCTTATTGATTTGAAGATTTGGCTCAGCGCTGTCATTACGTACCAAGAAACTTGCTTGGATGGCTTTCAGAACACGACCAGCCACGCTGGGCAGAAAATGAAGGAGGCTTTGAAGAGTGCCATGAGGCTGAGCAGCAATAGCCTTGCCATTGTCTCTGATATATCTAGTGTGCTCACAGGGTTGGAGATACCAGGCCTGCTTGGACACCGCCGTCTTCTTCAAGACCTCCCCATTCTTGGTCATGACAGTTCCGTCCCCCAGGAGTGGATCAACAATCCCGGAGTTCGGAGACTTCTCGAGGCACATCCAGCCAACAACATTAGGCACGACCTTGTTGTGGCTAAGGATGGGAGTGGAGATTTCAAGACCATCAATGAGGCATTGTTTCACGTCCCCAAGAAGGGAAACAAGACCTTTGTTCTCTACATCAAGGAAGGAGTTTATCAAGAGTACGTCCAAATCAACAAGTCCATGACCCATTTGATGATGCTTGGTGATGGAGCTCAAAAGACAAGGATCACTGGAAACAAGAACTTCATTGATGGCACGCCCACCTTCAAAACCTCAACAGTTG CTGTTTCTGGGGATAACTTCATTGCCATGAATATTGGGTTCGAGAACACTGCTGGCCCTGAGAAACATCAGGCTGTGGCATTAAGAGTCCAAGCCGATATGTCCATCTTCTACAACTGCTCCATGGATGGATACCAAGACACGCTTTACGCGCACACCAAACGCCAATTCTACCGCGACTGCACCGTCTCTGGCACAATCGACTTCGTCTTCGGCGATGCTGCTGCAGTCTTCCAAAACTGTACCTTCATTGTCCGCAAGCCATTGGAAAACCAACAATGCATTGTGACAGCACAGGGCAGGAAAGAGAGGCGCCAACCAACAGCACTGATCCTCCAAGACTGCACCATCGTCTCGGATCCTGCATTCTACCCTGTGAGATTCGATCGCAGGGCGTATCTCGGGCGGCCATGGAAGGAGTTCTCGAGGACCATCATCATGGAATCCTACATTGATGACTTGATCCAACCTCAAGGTTGGCTGCCTTGGATGGGCGATTTCGCCCTCAGGACATGCTTCTACGCCGAATTCAACAACCGAGGCCCTGGTGCAAGCTTGAAAGATCGTGTAAAATGGCGAGGAATCAAGAACATCACGCGCGCGCATGCACTGGACTTTTCTCCGGGAAGGTTCGTCATGGGCGATATGTGGATTAAGCCCATCGGATTGCCATACACCTCTGGCTTCACCACCAGCGAGAAACAAATCATAGGAAAACCTTGA